ATAAATGCCACCTCCTCCGAAGCTTCAACTCCCTTTCCTCCTGTTCTCTCTTGCTTAGGTTTACTGAGGTTCTACTGCTCTATGCTTTAATTGCCTCCCTCCCCTGCTTCTGTTGATCTTAGCTGCGCACTGAAAACCAAGTTCCTGCTGCAGTTCCACTATTTCTTGTGGAAAGATTCCTCGCTTTTGGCTGGTTTCTTCCTGTTGGTGGACTCTATTTACCTTCTCTCTGTTCCAAGATCTGAGCTTTATGAACCGaggcttcttcttccttttccgcCATTCACATGCAGCGTCTTTATCTCTCGGTGTTTCTGATTGATGCTGCCTATCCGAAGTGAAATCGTCCCTTCGTAGTTCATGCTAAATTCCGCTCTTCAGCGCATGAGCTACCTTGCACAATCCTTCTCTGTGGTCCTTCTTTACTGGTTCTATGTCTTCCATGAGTTTTGTTATGAGAGCTGAGCACAATCTACTTGATTCAGCTGCAACTCCACCAAAATACAATATTTCTTGAAGCACCACATTTAAATCTTGTGAATCAACTAAAAAGGTATCCTTTTTCTGGCCAAAATTCAAGTTTTGATGGCTTCTCCCGGTGGGACTTCCTCCGCATCCAGTCTGCTCCACGGCTCTGGTTCCGACGAAGGTCTGCAGGCTGTGATGGACGAGAAGAAGCGGAAGCGACTGATATCGAACCGCGAGTCTGCGCGGCGGTCGAGGCTGCGCAAGCAGAAGCACTTGGATGATCTGGTGGCACAGGCGAACCAGCTGAGGAAGGAGAACAGCCATGGCTTCGCAATCTTGAAGCTCGTTACACAGCACTGTGCTGCTGTGGAGGCCGAGAATTCTGTGCTGAGGGCTCAGATGATGGAGCTGAGCAGTAGGCTGCAATCCCTCGATAACAGACTCCACAACCTGAATGGAAACAACGGCAGCAATCACCTTCTGTGTGATGGTCCTCAGTTCACTGACAACATCGTCAGTCCATGGAACTTCAACTATATGAATCAGCCTATCATGGCTTCAGCAGAGGACATGCTTTACTTCTGAGAGAGATGTAGCCAATGAACCTGTTAGAAGAAACCTGAGCATTGCAGGTGACACTTATGAGTCCTAAAACCATGAAGGTTGTATAGATAGTCTTATCATCTACTTTTTTGTCTCTCTCAGCAACAAACGCAGAAACATAGACTGCTATAATCTTGAAGATATAGTAATTGTGGtaacgatggtgatgatgatggttTCCGCGTAGGAAGAGAGGGTGTGGAATTGAGTACTACTAGAAATGGTTGTGGTAATAATACTTGTAATGGTAACAGGAGAGAGCGTATCGAAAAGAAGAGCAATAATTTTCCTACCCCATCAAGTTCCGCGGCAGCCTACCTGCCTTGTGATTGAAAGCAGTCCATGGGTCCCAACATCAGACAACAAAGAAAGTAATTGAGCCGGCCCAAGGAGGGCCACGGCGTATTATTGAATGGGTTTCATATCTTTAGGGTTGCCTTTCTCAATATAAAGGAGGCCAGCGTCGGGGTCGCTCTAGGGTTTGCGCGTGGGTCTCTTCCTCTGCCCTCATTTCAGCGATGGGGAGGCGTAAGTTGCTCGATCTCTGCCTCGCTTTTCTCGATGTGTCGTACGGTAGTTCGATCGATGTGATAATTATAGCTGGTTAGAAGGATTTCTAGCTTTTGTTTATTTCAGCGATGGGGAGGCGTAAGTTGCTCGATCTCTGCCTCGCTTTTCTCGATGTGTCGGTGGGTGGTAGTTCGATCGATGTGACAATTATCGCTGTTTAGAAGGATTTCCAAGTTTTGTTTGATGCGATGGTTGAATGGGTTTGTTTTGTCATGAATCGTTTTTTTCCCCATTTTTTGAGCGAGATTCGACGGTTCTTCCAGCTTCTTCCGCGTTCTTCAGTTTGCGTGCGGTGGAATTGAGCGGATCTATGCTTGATTTTGTTGCTTCTGAGTGATCTATGAAGACAAAAATAAGCCGAAACTAGCGGTGTAGTTTCTCTTGTTGAAACGATGAGATGTGCTATCCGGTGTTTCATCAATTGGGATCCTCATTGATCTACTGCAGACGGTATGTGTTAGGCATTGCAGAAATGTAGGAGGCTTTAATAGGGTCATACTTGAAGGGAACATATGAGGATTAAATGCATGTATGGTGGTCAGGGTTGTTTCTACGCGCCGCATGCTTGTGAATcacattatgccaaggaaatgagGGCACTTGGATCACCATAGTTACAtttatcattttcgaacttaggtTTGGAATACTTTATAAACACCTTGCTATGTGTGTTGCAATGACTTATAGAGTAGCTTCTTTTTTCGATGGTACAGAAAGGTGTCCGAAGGCTAATTGTCCATTCTTTTAACAAATGGGCTTCCGAAGTCCCTGTTAGAGAAAGAAGAATCTAAGTAAAGCAGGTTCCCAAAAATGAGAAAAGGCTGATCGCATCTCCTTTCATAATTAAGTAAACAATCAACAACTGCATTCGTTTATTTAAACGTGTAATAGAGGTTTCTTGAAATTTACAAGTTATTGCAATTGAAATACAGAAGGATTTTCCTCTGCAGTAAGTTTCTTGCTTGTTCATAATGTTGTCGAGGACTGATACATCGTTCTCAACTTGCATATTTGTGTCCTGATGGCTGCATCCTTCTTTAGCCTAAAAACCGAGGCCTTAACAAGAAGAGGTGAAATAGTGAAGATGGAATTGCACTTGTAAACAAATGTTAACCAGTATCAGTTAGTCAAACACTCTCCTTCAAGCTCATACTTGGTATTGCATACCCATCTGTGTTTATTTTTATACTTGTTATGGGTGGAGGGTCTACTCATAACGAGAGGTTTAAAGAGGGGAGCTGAGGCTCCTGGAAGTCAACCTCTCATTTAAATAGTATTGAGCTGTGGTTAACAGAATTATGCCTATGATAAGCCTCATTTGGTTAGCTTTTTAGATGTAATACTATATGTTTTATCCAAGATTAGAATTTCTTCTCAGTTAGAGATTGTCATCCTAGTTATTGGAATTTTTGCACGTTGTAAgtctatatatattaaaaatgaagAATCCAGTAGACTTTGCATCCGGATAAAACAATCTTGAGATCATAGACTTtggcatctcatgatcatatttttgatcCTTTTCTAAATTTTCCTCAGAGCGATATGTAATCATTGATGAATTTTTTTGACTTTGTTGGTAGGGTTTGGATGAGGATTTGATTTGACTATTCCTTATGCAGGACCTGCGAGATGTTACCGCCAGATTAAAAACAAGCCATACCCCAAATCAAGGTACTGCCGTGGTGTTCCAGATCCTAAGATTAGGATCTATGATGTTGGAATGAAGAAGAAAGGAGTGGATGAGTTTCCCTTCTGTGTTCACCTGGTGAGTTGGGAAAAGGAGAATGTTTCTAGTGAGGCTCTCGAGGCCGCTCGTATTGCATGCAACAAGTACATGACAAAGTTTGCTGGAAAGGATGCTTTCCACCTACGGGTGAGAGTGCACCCGTTCCATGTCTTACGTATCAACAAGATGCTTTCTTGTGCTGGAGCTGATAGGCTCCAGACTGGAATGCGTGGGGCCTTTGGGAAGCCTCAAGGGACATGTGCTAGGGTGAGCATTGGTCAGGTCCTTCTCTCTGTTCGCTGCAAGGATAGTAATAGCAACAATGCTCAAGAAGCCCTACGTCGTGCCAAGTTCAAGTTTCCTGGCCGTCAAAAGATAATCATCAGTGGAAAGTGGTGAGCATTAGAAAACAACACTTAATACTAGAGTCAACTTGTTAATGCATTCAATCTTACAATTCAGTATTCATTTTGTTTCTCTAATAAGAAATTAGTCTTATACCTCTTGGTTAACTGATGCTAAAGAGCATAATATTTAGGCTATCATGTGATCATTTGGTATTTGTCTCCTATTTGCTTAAATAGATTCTTACTCAAATTAATTTTCAGGGGCTTCACTAAGTTTAGCCGGGCTGACTATTTGAAGTGGAAGAGTGAGAACAGAATCATCCCAGATGGTGTAAATGCAAAGGTATGTGCATGACCTTTATACGATGTCTGTTTCATTTTATTTGAGTCTCACTATGCATACCATAATATGTTACTTGTCTGGTGCATGTACCTCACTAGTGTATAGATGAATAGATTGGGTGGACGAAACCATTTGACACTTACAGGCTTTTTTAGCAAAATTTTTTTCCTTAGCATCTTATAAGGGCTAATGGGGGGAGGGAGAATGGCAAGGATGGTACACCCAATTTACATTGGGTAGGGTGCTAATCCATGCTATGTA
The window above is part of the Musa acuminata AAA Group cultivar baxijiao chromosome BXJ2-6, Cavendish_Baxijiao_AAA, whole genome shotgun sequence genome. Proteins encoded here:
- the LOC135614929 gene encoding bZIP transcription factor 11-like; translated protein: MASPGGTSSASSLLHGSGSDEGLQAVMDEKKRKRLISNRESARRSRLRKQKHLDDLVAQANQLRKENSHGFAILKLVTQHCAAVEAENSVLRAQMMELSSRLQSLDNRLHNLNGNNGSNHLLCDGPQFTDNIVSPWNFNYMNQPIMASAEDMLYF
- the LOC135614928 gene encoding large ribosomal subunit protein uL16-like isoform X1; amino-acid sequence: MGRRPARCYRQIKNKPYPKSRYCRGVPDPKIRIYDVGMKKKGVDEFPFCVHLVSWEKENVSSEALEAARIACNKYMTKFAGKDAFHLRVRVHPFHVLRINKMLSCAGADRLQTGMRGAFGKPQGTCARVSIGQVLLSVRCKDSNSNNAQEALRRAKFKFPGRQKIIISGKWGFTKFSRADYLKWKSENRIIPDGVNAKLLGCHGPVADRRPGRAFLPAPMAESS